The Caretta caretta isolate rCarCar2 chromosome 5, rCarCar1.hap1, whole genome shotgun sequence genome contains a region encoding:
- the MED18 gene encoding mediator of RNA polymerase II transcription subunit 18 isoform X2 — protein sequence MEAPPVTMMPVTGGTINMMEYLLQGSVLDQSLESLLHRLRGLCDNMEPETFLDHEMVFLLKGQQASPFVLRARRSMDKTGTPWHLRYLGQPEMGDKNRHALVRNCVDIATSENLTDFLVEMGFRMDHEFVAKGHVFRKGIMKIVVYKIFRILVPGNTDSIEPLSLSYLVELSVVAPAGQDVVSDDMRNFAEQLKPLVHLEKIDPKRLM from the exons ATGGAGGCCCCACCGGTTACCATGATGCCTGTCACTGGCGGCACCATTAACATGATGGAGTATTTACTCCAAG GAAGTGTTTTGGATCAAAGCCTGGAGAGCCTCCTTCACCGGTTGCGTGGTCTGTGTGACAACATGGAACCTGAGACTTTCTTGGACCATGAGATGGTGTTCCTCCTGAAAGGGCAGCAGGCCAGTCCCTTTGTCCTGAGGGCACGGCGCTCGATGGACAAAACTGGCACACCCTGGCACTTACGCTATTTGGGACAGCCAGAAATGGGAGACAAAAACCGCCATGCTCTGGTGCGCAACTGTGTTGACATCGCCACCTCAGAGAACCTTACTGACTTTCTGGTGGAGATGGGCTTCCGCATGGATCACGAGTTTGTCGCCAAGGGCCATGTGTTCCGCAAGGGTATCATGAAGATTGTAGTGTACAAGATTTTCCGCATCCTGGTTCCAGGAAACACTGATAGCATTGagcccttgtctctctcctaccTCGTGGAGCTGAGTGTAGTAGCTCCAGCAGGACAAGACGTAGTTTCTGATGACATGCGAAACTTTGCTGAGCAGCTAAAGCCCTTAGTTCACCTGGAGAAAATTGACCCTAAAAGGCTCATGTGA
- the MED18 gene encoding mediator of RNA polymerase II transcription subunit 18 isoform X1: MRAREQVGGLGGGSEVVPGRAGRSRGSFGTARKEGSPRRAAPPHREAKTMEAPPVTMMPVTGGTINMMEYLLQGSVLDQSLESLLHRLRGLCDNMEPETFLDHEMVFLLKGQQASPFVLRARRSMDKTGTPWHLRYLGQPEMGDKNRHALVRNCVDIATSENLTDFLVEMGFRMDHEFVAKGHVFRKGIMKIVVYKIFRILVPGNTDSIEPLSLSYLVELSVVAPAGQDVVSDDMRNFAEQLKPLVHLEKIDPKRLM; this comes from the exons ATGCGCGCTCGGGAGCAGGTCGGCGGCCTGGGCGGAGGAAGTGAGGTTGTGCCGGGGCGCGCGGGCCGGAGCCGGGGGAGCTTTGGAACAGCCCGTAAAGAGGGGAGCccccgccgcgccgcgccgccccACAG GGAAGCCAAAACCATGGAGGCCCCACCGGTTACCATGATGCCTGTCACTGGCGGCACCATTAACATGATGGAGTATTTACTCCAAG GAAGTGTTTTGGATCAAAGCCTGGAGAGCCTCCTTCACCGGTTGCGTGGTCTGTGTGACAACATGGAACCTGAGACTTTCTTGGACCATGAGATGGTGTTCCTCCTGAAAGGGCAGCAGGCCAGTCCCTTTGTCCTGAGGGCACGGCGCTCGATGGACAAAACTGGCACACCCTGGCACTTACGCTATTTGGGACAGCCAGAAATGGGAGACAAAAACCGCCATGCTCTGGTGCGCAACTGTGTTGACATCGCCACCTCAGAGAACCTTACTGACTTTCTGGTGGAGATGGGCTTCCGCATGGATCACGAGTTTGTCGCCAAGGGCCATGTGTTCCGCAAGGGTATCATGAAGATTGTAGTGTACAAGATTTTCCGCATCCTGGTTCCAGGAAACACTGATAGCATTGagcccttgtctctctcctaccTCGTGGAGCTGAGTGTAGTAGCTCCAGCAGGACAAGACGTAGTTTCTGATGACATGCGAAACTTTGCTGAGCAGCTAAAGCCCTTAGTTCACCTGGAGAAAATTGACCCTAAAAGGCTCATGTGA